The following proteins are co-located in the Triticum aestivum cultivar Chinese Spring chromosome 1A, IWGSC CS RefSeq v2.1, whole genome shotgun sequence genome:
- the LOC123056104 gene encoding RPA-interacting protein isoform X1 has protein sequence MDSARPRRVPNKSRRPDWREELRANCMTRVKNERVHLLWKMRNQGQPPANDMKTVESAVRNIISDEVQKLKRNVNGKEDQEVDMIWEYEGPQEAMPAEFESEDMLLEMERVLYEDLREEMIRKEIEALDEEDAYLAQAVFEHMQLKDEGVENAKLWCPVCKQGELRETHNLIHCTLCKIRIDLEEDKVNLDFLRERLANVHMEHLDRGCTLSPKFCLHDMFGLNALYIRCDECSTFEVVV, from the exons ATGGATTCGGCTCGCCCCCGGAGGGTTCCCAACAAATCCCGCCGCCCAGACTGGAGAGAGGAG CTTAGGGCAAATTGCATGACAAGAGTTAAAAATGAGAGAGTTCACTTGCTCTGGAAGATGAGGAACCAAGGGCAGCCGCCTGCTAATGACATG AAAACGGTCGAATCTGCAGTCAGGAACATTATCTCAGATGAGGTACAGAAACTCAAAAGGAATGTGAATGGAAAAGAGGACCAAGAAGTTGATATGATATGGGAATATGAAGGGCCGCAAGAAGCTATGCCTGCTGAATTTGAAAGTGAAGATATGTTGCTTGAAATGGAAAGAGTTCTTTATGAAGATCTGCGGGAAGAAATGATTCGAAAAG AAATAGAGGCTCTTGATGAGGAAGATGCATACTTAGCTCAGGCTGTTTTCGAACATATGCAATTAAAGGACGAG GGTGTGGAAAATGCTAAGCTCTGGTGTCCAGTATGCAAACAAGGAGAGCTACGAGAAACTCATAATCTCATACACTGTACTTTGTGTAAGATACGGATTGACCTTGAAGAAGATAAG GTAAACCTAGATTTCTTGCGGGAACGGTTGGCTAATGTCCATATGGAGCACTTGGACAGAGGATGCACATTGTCACCCAAGTTCTGCTTGCATGACATGTTTGGGTTGAATGCGCTTTACATCCGTTGCGATGAATGCAGCACTTTCGAAGTTGTGGTGTAA
- the LOC123056076 gene encoding protease Do-like 10, mitochondrial: protein MHASARLLRRLSSSSSARSLRRLPCHPSPSPPPHPSHLPPLRTVTRALLPHLAAPRFSTISCASTPSLRLGECGAPGTPAIPLAENSEGEEEAESVAARHDTDAFAAVELALDSVVKVFTVSSGPNYFLPWQNKAQRESMGSGFVISGKRIVTNAHVVADHTFVLVRKHGSPTKYKAEVQAIGHECDLALLTVESEEFWEGMNSLDLGDIPFLQEAVAVVGYPQGGDNISVTKGVVSRVEPTQYAHGATQLMAIQIDAAINPGNSGGPAIMGDKVAGVAFQNLSGAENIGYIIPVPVIKRFISGVEESGKYSGFCSLGISCQATENIQIRECFGMRPEMTGVLVSRINPLSDAYKILRKDDILLEFDGVPIANDGTVPFRNRERITFDHLVSMKKPEETAVIKVLRDGKEHELNVTLRPLQPLVPVHQFDKLPSYYIFAGFVFIPLTQPYLHEFGEDWYNASPRRLCERALRELPKKAGQQLVILSQVLMDDINVGYERLAELQVKKVNGVEVENLKHLCSIVENCTEENLRIDLDDERVIVLKFQNARLATSRILKRHRIPSAMSSDLVDEQASKGETEASCTN from the exons ATGCACGCCTCCGCCCGCTTGCTCCGCCGcctatcctcttcctcctccgcccgctcgctccgccgcctcccttgcCACCCATCACCCTCGCCGCCTCCACATCCATCTCATCTGCCGCCCCTTCGAACCGTGACCCGCGCCCTCCTCCCCCACCTCGCTGCCCCCCGCTTCTCCACCATCTCTTGCGCATCCACACCCTCTCTCCGCCTAGGTGAATGCGGCGCTCCCGGAACCCCGGCGATACCGTTGGCGGAGAATtccgagggggaggaggaggcggagtctGTGGCGGCTCGGCATGACACCGACGCGTTCGCGGCGGTGGAGCTCGCGCTGGACTCGGTGGTGAAGGTGTTCACGGTGTCAAGTGGCCCTAACTACTTCCTGCCGTGGCAGAACAAGGCCCAGCGCGAGAGCATGGGCTCCG GCTTTGTAATTTCTGGAAAAAGGATCGTCACGAATGCTCATGTGGTAGCTGATCATACTTTTGTTCTTGTGAGGAAGCATGGATCACCTACAAAGTACAAGGCGGAAGTTCAGGCTATTGGCCATGAGTGTGATTTGGCTCTTCTTACAGTTGAGAGTGAGGAGTTTTGGGAGGGGATGAACAGCTTGGATCTTGGAGACATTCCATTTTTGCAGGAAGCTGTTGCCGTGGTTGGCTACCCTCAGG GTGGAGACAATATCTCTGTCACCAAGGGGGTTGTTTCTAGAGTGGAGCCAACACAGTATGCCCATGGTGCGACTCAGCTCATGGCTATACAAATAGATGCAGCTATTAATCCAGGCAATAGTGGAGGGCCTGCAATCATGGGTGATAAAGTGGCTGGAGTTGCTTTCCAAAATCTGTCAGGAGCAGAAAACATTGG GTATATTATACCTGTGCCTGTAATTAAGCGTTTTATTTCTGGTGTGGAAGAGAGTGGCAAATATTCTGGGTTTTGTTCTCTTGGGATATCTTGCCAGGCCACTGAGAACATCCAAATAAGAGAGTGCTTTGGTATGCGGCCTGAAATGACTGGAGTGTTGGTCAGTAGAATAAATCCTCTGTCTGATGCTTACAAAATTTTGAGGAAAGACGATATCCTTCTCGAGTTTGACGGCGTGCCTATTGCGAATGATGGGACAG TTCCATTTCGAAATAGAGAGAGaatcacctttgatcatcttgTGTCCATGAAGAAGCCTGAAGAAACAGCTGTTATCAAAGTACTAAGAGATGGCAAAGAGCATGAATTGAATGTGACACTTAGACCT TTGCAACCTTTGGTTCCTGTACATCAATTCGATAAACTGCCCAGCTACTACatctttgctggttttgtttttatCCCGCTGACCCAGCCTTATCTCCATGAATTTGGGGAGGACTGGTACAACGCTTCGCCACGCCGACTGTGTGAACGGGCACTGAGAGAGCTTCCGAAGAAGGCTGGCCAACAGTTAGTAATATTATCTCAG GTCCTAATGGATGATATTAATGTTGGTTATGAAAGGCTGGCTGAACTCCAG GTAAAGAAGGTGAATGGTGTTGAGGTTGAGAATTTGAAGCATTTGTGCAGTATCGTGGAGAACTGCACTGAAGAAAACTTGAGAATTGATTTGGACGATGAGCGGGTGATCGTCCTGAAATTTCAGAACGCGAGGCTTGCCACGTCTCGGATCCTCAAGCGGCACAGGATTCCATCAGCCATGTCGAGTGACCTTGTCGATGAACAAGCGAGCAAAGGTGAGACTGAGGCGTCATGCACAAACTGA
- the LOC123056087 gene encoding thioredoxin-like fold domain-containing protein MRL7L homolog, chloroplastic isoform X2, with protein sequence MALRCSLPATCSTFCLTRAEHPSSRALPARLVVSFGSCPRSRPSLGPVLAARPWALRASDPKAGRLVIGGGPRSADADTDSDDDDDGPVRMTDQERRTLRRKIREMMDRMPETQELTDPEEKKAKMRELLTKYQLVVEEEDPEWPEDAQDGMGFGLDQFFDKITIKPEKRDDADDDDAVDDGKKEVVWEDDNYIKPVRDVRTKDWDDTVFTDFGPLIVLVHNRYKRPQDNEMARTELVKAIETFWEHDLPSPRCVAVDACAEPDLVAALKVSGFPELLFTNAGKILHREKAVRSAEVLARMIAFFYYKAVRPPCLSESDGQGQEKVPLMS encoded by the exons ATGGCGCTCCGCTGCTCCCTGCCCGCGACCTGTTCGACGTTTTGCCTCacacgagcagagcaccccagttcGCGTGCTCTCCCCGCGCGCCTCGTCGTCAGCTTCGGCTCTTGCCCGCGATCCAGGCCGAGCCTGGGACCCGTGCTCGCCGCGCGCCCCTGGGCACTGCGTGCGAGCGACCCCAAGGCCGGGCGGCTGGTGATCGGCGGCGGGCCGCGCAGCGCCGACGCGGACACCGATtctgacgatgacgacgacggccCCGTGCGGATGACGGACCAGGAGCGGAGGACGCTGCGGAGGAAGATACGGGAGATGATGGACCGGATGCCGGAGACGCAGGAGCTgaccgacccggaggagaagaaggccaagatgaGGGAGCTGCTGACCAAGTACCAGCTGGTTGtcgaggaggaggacccggagTGGCCTGAGGACGCCCAGGACGGCATGGGCTTCGGCCTCGACCAGTTCTTCGACAAGATCACCATCAAGCCTGAGAAGAGGGATGACGCCGACGACGATGATGCGGTGGATGACGGCAAGAAGGAGGTGGTCTGGGAGGATGACAACTACATCAAGCCGGTCAGGGATGTCAGGACAAAGGATTGGGATGACACCGTGTTCACGGACTTCGGCCCGTTGATTGTGCTCGTGCATAACCGGTACAAGAG ACCACAGGACAATGAGATGGCAAGAACTGAGCTCGTAAAGGCCATCGAGACGTTTTGGGAACACGATCTGCCTTCACCAAGA TGTGTTGCAGTCGACGCCTGCGCGGAGCCAGACCTCGTGGCCGCTCTGAAGGTGTCCGGTTTCCCTGAGTTGCTCTTCACCAATGCAGGGAAGATACTGCACCGAGAGAAAG CTGTCCGGTCGGCCGAGGTGCTGGCGAGGATGATAGCCTTCTTCTACTACAAGGCGGTGAGACCACCTTGCTTGAGCGAATCAGACGGCCAGGGGCAAGAGAAGGTCCCTCTGATGTCGTGA
- the LOC123056087 gene encoding thioredoxin-like fold domain-containing protein MRL7L homolog, chloroplastic isoform X1 produces MALRCSLPATCSTFCLTRAEHPSSRALPARLVVSFGSCPRSRPSLGPVLAARPWALRASDPKAGRLVIGGGPRSADADTDSDDDDDGPVRMTDQERRTLRRKIREMMDRMPETQELTDPEEKKAKMRELLTKYQLVVEEEDPEWPEDAQDGMGFGLDQFFDKITIKPEKRDDADDDDAVDDGKKEVVWEDDNYIKPVRDVRTKDWDDTVFTDFGPLIVLVHNRYKRPQDNEMARTELVKAIETFWEHDLPSPRVCVAVDACAEPDLVAALKVSGFPELLFTNAGKILHREKAVRSAEVLARMIAFFYYKAVRPPCLSESDGQGQEKVPLMS; encoded by the exons ATGGCGCTCCGCTGCTCCCTGCCCGCGACCTGTTCGACGTTTTGCCTCacacgagcagagcaccccagttcGCGTGCTCTCCCCGCGCGCCTCGTCGTCAGCTTCGGCTCTTGCCCGCGATCCAGGCCGAGCCTGGGACCCGTGCTCGCCGCGCGCCCCTGGGCACTGCGTGCGAGCGACCCCAAGGCCGGGCGGCTGGTGATCGGCGGCGGGCCGCGCAGCGCCGACGCGGACACCGATtctgacgatgacgacgacggccCCGTGCGGATGACGGACCAGGAGCGGAGGACGCTGCGGAGGAAGATACGGGAGATGATGGACCGGATGCCGGAGACGCAGGAGCTgaccgacccggaggagaagaaggccaagatgaGGGAGCTGCTGACCAAGTACCAGCTGGTTGtcgaggaggaggacccggagTGGCCTGAGGACGCCCAGGACGGCATGGGCTTCGGCCTCGACCAGTTCTTCGACAAGATCACCATCAAGCCTGAGAAGAGGGATGACGCCGACGACGATGATGCGGTGGATGACGGCAAGAAGGAGGTGGTCTGGGAGGATGACAACTACATCAAGCCGGTCAGGGATGTCAGGACAAAGGATTGGGATGACACCGTGTTCACGGACTTCGGCCCGTTGATTGTGCTCGTGCATAACCGGTACAAGAG ACCACAGGACAATGAGATGGCAAGAACTGAGCTCGTAAAGGCCATCGAGACGTTTTGGGAACACGATCTGCCTTCACCAAGAGTA TGTGTTGCAGTCGACGCCTGCGCGGAGCCAGACCTCGTGGCCGCTCTGAAGGTGTCCGGTTTCCCTGAGTTGCTCTTCACCAATGCAGGGAAGATACTGCACCGAGAGAAAG CTGTCCGGTCGGCCGAGGTGCTGGCGAGGATGATAGCCTTCTTCTACTACAAGGCGGTGAGACCACCTTGCTTGAGCGAATCAGACGGCCAGGGGCAAGAGAAGGTCCCTCTGATGTCGTGA
- the LOC123056104 gene encoding RPA-interacting protein isoform X2, which translates to MDSARPRRVPNKSRRPDWREELRANCMTRVKNERVHLLWKMRNQGQPPANDMKTVESAVRNIISDEVQKLKRNVNGKEDQEVDMIWEYEGPQEAMPAEFESEDMLLEMERVLYEDLREEMIRKEALDEEDAYLAQAVFEHMQLKDEGVENAKLWCPVCKQGELRETHNLIHCTLCKIRIDLEEDKVNLDFLRERLANVHMEHLDRGCTLSPKFCLHDMFGLNALYIRCDECSTFEVVV; encoded by the exons ATGGATTCGGCTCGCCCCCGGAGGGTTCCCAACAAATCCCGCCGCCCAGACTGGAGAGAGGAG CTTAGGGCAAATTGCATGACAAGAGTTAAAAATGAGAGAGTTCACTTGCTCTGGAAGATGAGGAACCAAGGGCAGCCGCCTGCTAATGACATG AAAACGGTCGAATCTGCAGTCAGGAACATTATCTCAGATGAGGTACAGAAACTCAAAAGGAATGTGAATGGAAAAGAGGACCAAGAAGTTGATATGATATGGGAATATGAAGGGCCGCAAGAAGCTATGCCTGCTGAATTTGAAAGTGAAGATATGTTGCTTGAAATGGAAAGAGTTCTTTATGAAGATCTGCGGGAAGAAATGATTCGAAAAG AGGCTCTTGATGAGGAAGATGCATACTTAGCTCAGGCTGTTTTCGAACATATGCAATTAAAGGACGAG GGTGTGGAAAATGCTAAGCTCTGGTGTCCAGTATGCAAACAAGGAGAGCTACGAGAAACTCATAATCTCATACACTGTACTTTGTGTAAGATACGGATTGACCTTGAAGAAGATAAG GTAAACCTAGATTTCTTGCGGGAACGGTTGGCTAATGTCCATATGGAGCACTTGGACAGAGGATGCACATTGTCACCCAAGTTCTGCTTGCATGACATGTTTGGGTTGAATGCGCTTTACATCCGTTGCGATGAATGCAGCACTTTCGAAGTTGTGGTGTAA